The nucleotide sequence agaggggagagtgttgtctatgtaccctcgtagaccattcgcggaagcgttatatcaacgcggttgatgtagtcgtacatcttcacgatccgatcgatccaactACTGAAAGCACGGCACctacgagttctgcacacgttcggcttggtaacgtcctcgccttctcgatccagcaagaggggcgaagtagtagatgagttccggcagcacgacggtgtggtgacggtgttggtgaagaacaatctccgcagggcttcgcctaaggactacgaaaactaggacggaggataaactagaggggacggggttgccggcacatggcttggtgtttcttgatgtgtctttggtgctagccctacccctctatttatatgttgagccctggggtcgaaacttggagtaaaagtctccacaaagtcggtttcacctgaaaggcaagagtccttctcggactccagggccagacgccagggttcccggcgtctggacccagatgccagggaccctggcgtctggcccctggactctgcaaaacttccttttgcgctttccaaaaaccttgtgagctttcccctttggcccaaataaagtgttctcatacccaaacatttcgggaaacatccggaaccccttccggtaaattccggaacccttccggtgaccaaacactattatcccatatatcaaactttatctccggaccattccggagttcctcttcatgtccgtgatctcattccggactccgaacaacattcggtcaccaacatacataactcacatattacaatatcgtcaatgaacgttaagcgtgcggaccctacgggttcgagaactatgtagacatgaccgagacacctctctggtcaataaccaatagcgggacctggattcccatattggctcctacatattctacgaagatctttatcggtcagaccgcataacaacatacgttgttccctttgtcatcggtatgttacttgcccgagattcgatcgtcggtatctcaatacctagttcaatctcgttatcggcaagtctctttactcgttccgtaatacatcatcccgcaactaactcattagttgcaatgcttgcaaggcttatagtgatgtgcattaccgagtgggcccagagatacctctccgacaatcggagtgacaaatcctaatctcgaaatacgccaacccaacaagtacctttggagacacctgtagagcacctttataatcacccagttacgttgtgacgtttggtggcacacaaagtgttcctccggtaatcgggagttgcataatctcatagtcataggaacatgtataagtcatgaagaaagcaatagcaacaaactaaacgatcaagtgctaagctaatagaatgggtcaagtcaatcacatcattctcctaatgatgtgatcccgttaatcaaatgacaactcatgtctatggttagggaacttaaccatctttgaccaacgagctagtcaagtagaggcatactagtgacactttgtttgtctatgtattcacacatgtattatgtttccagttaatacaattctagcattaataataaacatttatcatgatataaggaaataaataataactttattattgcctctagggcatatttccttcagaggagGTGTTCATGAGGCAGCCATCAGGATATGAGAGTAGGTAACCGCCACAGTATGTCTGCAAGCTTGACAAAGCACTCTATGGTttgaaacaagcacctagagcatGGTACTTCAGGTTGAGCTCACAGTTAAAGTATCTTGGCTTTATTGCTTCCAAGGCTGATACATCTCTGTTCATTTATAACAAGGGGAAAGTAGTCATCTTTGTGctcatatatgtggatgatatcatagtcGCAAGTTCATCACAAAGTGCTACTAATGCTCTTCTACATGATTTGAGCTCAGAATTTGATTTGAAAGATCTAGGTGATTTGCATTTTTTCCTAGGCATTGAAGTTAAGAAGACTCAAGATGGCATAGTACTAAATCAAGAGAAATATGTTACTGAGCTTCTATCTCGCATGGGGATGAAAAACTGCAAGCCTGCACCTACACCTTTGTCCTCCTCAAAGAAACTTTCAGCATATGAAGGAGAGCCACTTCATGAAGGAGATAGCACAAGGTATAGAAGCACTGTTGGAGCATTGCAGTACTTGACTCTTACTCGTCCAGATATCTCGTTTGCTGTTAATAAGGTTTGTCAATATCTGCATGCACCTACTACTGCACATTGGGCAGTTATCAAGAGAACTGTAAGGTATGTTAAACATACTATGGGAACAGGACTGCATTTCAGACGCTCTAATTCCACTCTTGTGAGTGCATTCTCCGATGCTGATTGGGCAGGTTGCAATGATGACAGAAAGTCAACTGGAGGCTTTGTAGTATTTTTTGATCCTAATCTTTCTTGGAGTGCCAGGAAACAGGCCACTGTATCAAGgtcaagtacagaggctgagtaTAAATCCTTGGCTAATGCCACTGCAGAAATCATTTGGATTGAGTCACTACTAGAAGAATTGGGAGTTAAGCAGAATCGCATCTCATgcttatggtgtgataatttgggagcAACATACTTGTTAGCAAACCCAGTGTTTCATGCAAGAACCAAGCATATAgagattgattttcactttgtacgTGAAAGGGTTGCAGCAAAGAAACTTGTGATACGGTTCATTCCTTCCAAAGATCAAGTGGCGGATGGATTTACTAAGGCACTACCAGCAAAACCATTTGAAGAGTTCAAGAGGAATCTAAACgtaggatagttgagattaagggagggtgttagaatttGTGTTTATCTCCTTGATGTAATCTCAACCTTATTCTATCTCTCTCCCGTAGCCTGCTAGGATTCCCTGTAAACAACCAACTCCCTCACGACTTGGTTTCCTCTTCTTGTAAGCCACGATAGGGCTGTACTGTCTCTCTCAATATAAATCAACGCGGCTCCTCATCGAGGAGTAGGAGCGCTTCCAAATCTTTCATCTTGTAGCCTCTACCTATGTTATCTGTATAGTACTAGAACCTAAACAAACATGAACTTGGTCAATGGGAGGgacggagggagggagggagagggagagagggggagagagagatgtgACAATAGACGATGCAATCCACTATAAAATATGAATGGAAGGCATACGAAAACGCATCATCTCGATAAATCGTGTGGAACCTTAGGAGTGGGTGCCTCCCTGTATTTTTCTGGAAGGAAGGAAGCGCGAACGCTGATGTGTTTGCGGAGGAGCCAACATAAGAAGACGACAGTGCGGATATGACGAAAGCAACACACAGTTATGTAGCGAGATGCAAATACTGAGAAGGGGCGAGGAATTTTCCTTTGTAACCCCTAGAGTTTGTGCACATTTAGAGTCAGGAACAAGATTTTACAGTATACGAGCAAAAAGGGAGAACGGGGACTTGGGAAACGTACCTCACCAGATCATTGGTTGCCGGAAATGCTATGCCACTCCAGAGCAACGCTGGTGGTAGTCTGGTAGAGAGAGGAAGCACAGTTGGTGGGCTCGGGGGTGGAGGCAGTTGAGATTCCTAGGGGGTACTTTCTCTGGCTCCCCATTGGGCCCACTGAAGGGGAGACGGATGGGAGACAAACCGGCCAAGAAAGAGAAAGGCCCATGTACTACACAACACATTAAAGATCATCGGTCTACAGTTCTCTCTTTTTCTCGAGTAGTACAATTTTACAACCTATTTTTTTACGGGAGTACAATTTACAGCTTAGCATTACATATGCATCAAAAGTTCAAAAATGACTCAGGAAAAACAAGGTATCTGCAGGAATTTGCACGAGCCTTGGGATGGCCTTGTCGGCACCAAGCGACCCAGGGTGTGTTTGGTTTATGCCTCATACCAAAACATAGCTAGTCGAAATTAAAAAAAAAAAGAaatggttgaggttttggttggtTGTAAGTTGGAACATTGGCAAGGAAAAGAAACGAGAATTCGACAAACAGTATTTCGCTATTGTCAAGCAGCTTGTGTCTGCAGCTTGTGTCTGCAGCTTAGTGTAACATTCATACAGCACTTCGCTATTGTCAAGCAAGACTGAACAGAAACTGTGACTGCAATTGAAGTCCTCTTGTTATCCATTATTGATTTTCGAATTTTGAACAAGATATGCCTCTTTGTTTTGCCTCTTAGGGCAAGGTACAAAAAATTAGCTACTTGTATAATGGAAATTCTAGCATCACTTCATACTAAATTTATTGAAATGGTTCACCTACCAGGATTTTATAATTGCAAAAGCTATATGGTATGTTTATTTCAGATTGGAGTTGATTGATGAACGGATAAGATTTACGACCTAGCACAGATCGAAAAGGAAAATAGAGGTTACAAAGAAGAAAGGTAGCAGCCGGTGATGGTGTCCAGAATTCGGtcactcaccacgtcatctcccggccaggtgggccgggccgaggacccccatggcggtccTCCAGCAGGTCTTCTCGAGGAGGCCCATGACGTGTAGGAGTATTCCCGAAAACTTGGCGCATACTCCTAAGACTTAGCGAGGTCGTCTACAACACACTTTACCTTCTACATAGTCGATCTAATTGTAACCCTAGACCCCCTGGTACCTACATAAACCAAGGTGTAGGGTTTATTGATGACAAACACACAACGATATCGTGGTATATCAAACTGTACTTTGTACTCCATCCAAATCAATACAACacaagcatgacatagggttttatCTCTTCGGAGAAACTGAAACTAGGTAAACCTCTTGTCCTTGTTGCCATCACATCTAGGCTACTAGTTAGGGACCCCGTTCCCAAGATCTGTCGGATTCGACTTTGACGGTAGGCTATTCTATCAATGTAAACAGGGATGACATGTCCTTTGCGTTGAAGGACGCATGCGACTGCGAGGAGTGAGAGGTGGTGCCACCGAAGATTCGAGAGTTTGCTACTTGCGCATATATTATAGTGTACAAGGCTTTGGTTTTCAGTTCAGGGTCCAAACTCACGTCTCTCACTAGCTTGGCAAATCCTTGTTTAGTGTAAAGTCTAGGGTGAGCTACTGGGGTATTAGAGCAAAAGCACACATATGTAAACATATCTCTTTGGAGAAATGGCAATAAAGGCTTAGCACGACATGCACTACAAGATTGGCTCAGAAAATTTATGGATGAATGATAATGTGCACACCAACCTTTCTCAGCCAAAGCATGAACGCCACTTATAAAGAAAGCATTGCTCTCTGTAGTCTCTTGTAGCCTCTACGTTTGTTATCTGTATAGTACTAGAACCTAAACAAACATGAACATAGtcaaggggggagagagagaaagggagataGGAAgatggagggagagagggagagagagatgtgaCAATAGACGGTGCAATCCACTATGAAATATGAATGGAACGCATACGGAAACACATCATCTCGAGAAATCATATGGAACCTTAGGAGTTGGTGCCTCTGTGTATTTTTCAGGAGGGAAGGCAGCGCCAATCCTGATGTGCTTGCGGAGGAGCCAACATAAGAAGACGACGGTGCAGATATGATGAATGCTACACTCTGTTCTACAGCAAGATGCAAGTACTGAAAAGGGGTGAAGAATTTTCCTTTGTAACCCCTAGCATTTCCGCACACTCAGAATCAGGAACAAGATTTTACAGTGTACGAGCAAAAAGGTATAACAGGGACTTGGGAAGTGTACCTCGCTACAACATTGGTTGCCGGAATCGCTGTGCCACTCCAGAGAAACAGTGGTGGTAGAGAGAGGAAGCACAGTTTGTGGGCTCGCGGGGTGGAGGCTGTTGAGATTCCTAGGAGGTACTATCTCTGGCTCGCCGTTGGGCCCACTGAAGAAGAGACGAGACAGATGGGAGACAAACGGGCCAAGAAAGGAAAGGCCCCTGTACACATTAAAGATCATCACAGTCTAcagttctctctttttctctagtAGTACAATTTTACAACCTGTTTTTATTTTACGGGAGTAAAATTTACAGCTTAGCGTTACATATGCATCAAAAGTTCAAAACTGAGTCAGAAAAAACATGGTATCTGCAGGAATTTGCACGAGCCTTGGGATGGCCTTGTCGGCAGCAAGCGACCCAGGGCGTGTTTGGTTTATGCCTCAGACCAAAACATAGCTagttgaaattaaaaaaaaagaaatggttgaggttttggttggtTGTAAGTTGGAACATTGGCAAGGAAAAGAAACGAGAGTTCTACAAACAGTATTCATATATGCCAAGAAGTTGACAGCCATCCAAacaaaaacagattttttttttgTCAAAACAACAAATTAGGTGTGGTACACCTTTGTCACAATCCAAACATACCCCAAGACTCCTCAAAGGTGTTCATCTGGTCGATCGGTGGCAGCAACACTCTGAGTGATTATTGTGGTCCATGTGGCAAGACAAACTGTTAAGCCGGATCTAGTAAAAGCTAACTCGAATGACAGATATTAGCTAAAACATGATTACGTGCATTCGAAAACAAAATCTGGCACACAGAAGATACAAATTTTCCCAAAAGAGCATACAGTTTGCTGATCCTCAGATGTTAAAACTCCTAGGAAACCTACATGAGAGTACTAGTTTGGTGAACAGAGAAACAGAGCTACCAATCCCGCAACTGCAACATTCAAGTTTCAAGATGACATGACCAAAAACTGCTCTGCGATCCCGCACCCTGTTATCAAGACACAATTCCACCTTCTAGCACCTAGTTAGTCAACTCCATGATAGCACTGACAATGTCGCCATCCGCAGCCTTGAGCGCCTTCACAGCCCTGGATCTCGACACGGAGGCCTGCCTCATCACGAGCTCGACGTCCTTCTTGTCAACATCAGTGTCGTTGACCTCCTCATCGTCCTGGGCTGCTGCCACGGACGGCTCGCCCTTTGAGATCACACTGCTCGGGCCTGGCACCTTGAACTGTTCCGCCGCTTGTGTCTGCAGCTGAGTGCTCGGGTCCTCAAGCTTGACCTCCCCGAACATGACGTAGGTGTCTGACTGCGAGCTCTTGAAGACGTCTGGCttgtgtaagacaataagttttggggaaccagcacaaccctctaggggtggcttatctcattatatataatggttgtgttacaatatgtaccatatacgtacataggtacagaagctatacatagtctaacaccctccctcaatcttagccactttctaaagaactgagaagggtaagattgcgcctacaagcctcaaactgtggcagcggtaaaggcttagtgaagatgtctgcaagttgatccttagatgagataaacttgatctggagttgcttctgtgatacacgttcccgtacaaagtgatagtcaacttcaatgtgtttcattcgggcatgaaatactggatttgcagaaaggtatgtagcaccgatgttatcacaccaaagaataggaggctgtggttgagacaaacccaactcctgaagcaaagactgcacccaaataatctctgcagtagcattagccacagccttgtactcagcttcagtactgctacgtgacacagtagcctgtttctgagcactccaggcgatcaaattagagccaaagaatactgcataaccccccgtggatcgcctgtcatctgggctaccagcccaatctgcatcagagaaggccgaaaggacccgagaggaagtcggccgaatatgcataccaaatgtcagggtgaactgaacataacgaagaatgcgtttaacagcagcccaatgagtatctctgggagcctgaagatactgacaaaccctgttaacagcataagagatatctggtctcgtgatcgtcaagtactgaagtccaccaacaatgctcctgtactctgtggcatccgcaggagacaaaagctcaccatcaacagctgttatcttgttggtagacgacatgggtgtggtggtcggtttgcacttcagcatgccagctctctgtaacaactccaaggagtacttcttctgcgtaaggacaagaccagtagcacgagaagtgacctcaactccaagaaagtagtgaagcttcccaagatatttgaccgcaaaatcagcaccaagagagcagacaagagcatcagcagcatactgagaagagctgacaaggataatatcatcgacatataccaaaagatacatagtgacttctggcttctgtagaagaaataacgaagtgtcagcagtagacggcacaaacccatgagcacgaagggcagaggcaaggcgggcatgccaggcacgaggagcttgcttcaaaccatatagtgctttggaaagacgacagatatagtcaggacgatcaggatcagagaaaccaggcggctgtttcatataaacctcttcctccaaaaatccatgtagaaaagcattctgcacatcaagttgacgaagtgaccaaccacgagaaacagcaatggagagaagaagccgaatagtggtaggcttgacgacaggactgaaggtgtcctcatagtcaagaccatgacgctgccgaaaaccgcgagcaacaagtcgcgctttgtaacgctcaatagatccatccgaatgcttcttcactttgaatacccattttgagtcaataacatttacccgtggtggtggaggaacgagagtccatgtcttgttacgaagaagagcatgaaactcctgttccatagcctctcgccaatgtggaatgcgcagggcagcctgatatgagcgaggctcagaagatggatctgcaacagcagcagccaaacaagcagccaaccaagcaaccgtaccatccttacgttccttaggtttgaaaatgccactgcgactgcgtgtatgtggtcgggacacatgaaccaccgaggtcgacggagcagcctgcaacgggctggaggacggcgacgttgacgagtcagccggtgacgaggagccagtcacggtagcctcggactcggttggcgaagaaggccgacccaccggcgaaaccggcagagcagacgaagcagctggcgactccggcatcacagatcgggccgatggcgagctcggcatagtgggccgtggcgcggccggtgtcgcgagccgatccgctgatgaaggcgacgtgaggacccgagccgcgggcgaagacggcgtgacgggccgagccgcgggcgactcggcggccgctggcgaaacggaccgagcagtggagatgctcggcgcgacgggctcgtcgggtgaccatgcatgggcacgcgaatcgatgccatgcaacatagggcgatcgacgtgcccaccagaagacgacgatgatgatggtgaatcctccaacagctccaaacgagctccacgtccggttcatgcaccatggttaggtaacagcaaaggagagtatgcaacatcatcaaattggtcagaagcaacagaggatgaatgcagggatggtggttcgacagtggacacaggaaggttggcaaagggaaaaacatgctcatcaaacacgacgtcccgagatatatagacacgattagtgggaacatgaagacatttgtaacctttatgaagagagctatagccaagaaaaacacacttcttagaacgaaactcaagcttgcgcttgttatatggacgaagatgcggccagcaagcacacccaaataccttgagaaaggtataatcaggttgttcattaaggagaacctcaatgggagtcttcatgtttaaaacacgagtaggagtacggttgatgagaaagcatgcagtggtgaaagcatcactccaaaacctaaacggaacagatgcatgggccaaaagagtaagaccagcttcaacaatatgacgatgcttacgttcgactgaaccattctgctgatgtgtatgtggacatgctaaacgatgagctatcccaagcgactgaaagaaagagttgaggttgcgatactcgcccccccagtctgactggacatgaacaattttgtgcttgagaagacgttcaacatgtttttgaaactgaacaaaaatatcaaacacatcagatttgcgtttaataaggtaaagccaggtaaagcgactataagcatcaacgaaactggtatagtaattatgaccactgacagaagtctgagcaggaccccatacatctgaaaacacaagttctaaaggatgtttcacctcatgactggactccgaaaaaggaagttgatgactcttcccctgctgacaagcatcacacactgctacatctttatgactagacaaactaggaagctcatgacgacgcaaaatatgacggacaataggtgtggccgggtgaccaagacgagcatgccactgtgacggagagacccgaactccactgaaaacacgagcgacaccaggatgctccagacggtagaggccctggcacaaccgcccactaagaagaatgtccctcgtgccccgatccttaataaaaagatcaaaatggtgaattt is from Triticum aestivum cultivar Chinese Spring chromosome 3A, IWGSC CS RefSeq v2.1, whole genome shotgun sequence and encodes:
- the LOC123059298 gene encoding nascent polypeptide-associated complex subunit alpha-like protein 1 — its product is MTVAELLLAQLEDNIEGDEPILEDDDDDDDEDEDEKDDDEVEGMMKFCKGEKKSRKAMEKLGMKAMTGVSRVTIKRSKTVVYVLSKLLDYPDVFKSSQSDTYVMFGEVKLEDPSTQLQTQAAEQFKVPGPSSVISKGEPSVAAAQDDEEVNDTDVDKKDVELVMRQASVSRSRAVKALKAADGDIVSAIMELTN